From the genome of Polyangiaceae bacterium, one region includes:
- a CDS encoding efflux RND transporter periplasmic adaptor subunit, producing MTMRPKKPLLFAARITLFFLVVTLFLACGKKGDGAPGGAPKGKMAFPVELVVVAAERVEYTVNAVGSVDAYERVQVTARVAGVVEHVRFSEGDVVKKGQVLVEIDPARYNLAVRRAKATLERAQATEAEAKANLARRENVTAESEGVFSKEDIEGWRTRLRTSAAQAAEAKAALDEANLNLRDAYVRAPIDGKMQTRTVQTGQFVQPGTVLGTALQRDPLLLRFSVPEAEATSIHAGMTARFRITGDQRSHTAKITLVSDASDQTTRMVPVVAQVEGETKDSLRPGTFADVTVPIGTNDAAPVIPQTAIRPSEKGFLAFVVENDVAHERVLTLGMRTADGRVEVRKGISPGEQLVVRGAEPLKDGAKVKVGPAKQGAPAGSSSAATPSSGGGSAPKGERAP from the coding sequence ATGACGATGCGCCCGAAAAAACCTCTGCTTTTCGCCGCACGAATCACCCTGTTCTTCCTCGTCGTGACGCTTTTCCTCGCGTGCGGCAAAAAAGGCGATGGTGCTCCTGGCGGCGCTCCCAAGGGCAAAATGGCCTTCCCCGTCGAGCTCGTGGTCGTCGCTGCCGAACGCGTCGAGTACACCGTGAACGCGGTCGGATCCGTCGATGCGTACGAACGCGTGCAAGTGACCGCACGCGTTGCGGGCGTCGTCGAGCACGTGCGTTTTTCCGAAGGCGACGTCGTCAAGAAGGGCCAAGTGCTCGTCGAAATCGACCCGGCCCGGTACAACCTCGCGGTTCGTCGCGCCAAAGCCACGCTCGAACGCGCTCAGGCCACCGAAGCCGAAGCCAAGGCGAACCTTGCGCGACGAGAGAACGTCACGGCCGAAAGTGAAGGCGTTTTTTCGAAGGAAGACATCGAAGGATGGCGCACGCGTCTGCGCACGTCGGCCGCGCAAGCAGCCGAAGCCAAAGCGGCGCTCGACGAAGCCAACCTGAACCTGCGCGACGCGTACGTGCGCGCCCCGATCGACGGCAAGATGCAAACGCGCACGGTCCAAACGGGGCAGTTCGTCCAGCCGGGCACGGTCCTGGGAACCGCCTTGCAGCGAGACCCGCTTCTCCTTCGTTTTTCCGTCCCGGAAGCGGAAGCTACGTCGATTCACGCCGGCATGACGGCGCGGTTTCGCATCACCGGGGACCAGCGCTCGCACACGGCCAAGATCACGCTCGTCTCCGACGCATCGGATCAAACCACGCGCATGGTCCCCGTCGTCGCCCAGGTCGAAGGCGAAACCAAAGACTCGCTCAGACCCGGCACATTCGCCGACGTCACCGTGCCCATCGGGACCAACGACGCCGCGCCCGTCATTCCACAAACGGCCATTCGTCCCAGTGAAAAAGGCTTCCTCGCGTTCGTCGTGGAAAACGACGTCGCCCACGAACGCGTGCTCACGCTGGGCATGCGCACCGCTGATGGCCGCGTCGAAGTGCGCAAGGGTATTTCTCCAGGAGAACAGCTCGTCGTTCGCGGCGCCGAACCCTTGAAAGACGGCGCAAAGGTGAAGGTTGGTCCAGCCAAACAGGGCGCGCCGGCCGGCTCATCGAGCGCCGCAACCCCAAGCTCGGGCGGCGGATCGGCGCCGAAAGGAGAACGCGCGCCATGA
- a CDS encoding VCBS repeat-containing protein, with protein MMMRLEKTVPRSCWLVVPALVACCTPVGETQQGAGAGRIAASPDTMDAGAASVSSSGGAGPSSSSSGGAGGASGQGGAGNQGGAGGANSAFSFGMPTTSNVYAFSDMELADLDGDGCVDLVLAGTGSPPRINVYPGACDGTFPGPPIVHVLTTFDDMALGDVDGDGRADVFTRDAGFPPRITVRKSAPSFALESPVTSQVWTYDGLWIGDVNGDGRVEALTTHFGATPQAVFVWSDKGDGTLSELSSVEPPIFDAGAFHGDFLIGSFGFPPRVQWLSGNSNGALSVGASQDIFTFSRMSLGDLDGDGDADLLTNVPGNDWVISLYANDGGTFNAPMLFQAFTYAALRCADIDGNGKGDIIVAPTGSPPRVTVWLSQ; from the coding sequence GTGATGATGCGCCTCGAAAAAACAGTGCCGCGCTCGTGTTGGCTCGTGGTTCCGGCGCTCGTAGCTTGCTGCACGCCCGTAGGGGAAACGCAGCAAGGTGCGGGCGCGGGGCGTATTGCAGCTTCCCCGGACACCATGGACGCGGGCGCGGCGTCTGTTTCGTCGAGCGGCGGCGCTGGGCCAAGTTCGTCGTCGAGCGGCGGCGCGGGAGGTGCTTCGGGGCAGGGCGGAGCTGGCAATCAGGGCGGCGCCGGAGGTGCGAATTCGGCATTTTCGTTCGGTATGCCCACAACGTCAAACGTGTACGCATTTAGCGACATGGAGCTCGCCGATCTCGACGGTGACGGCTGCGTGGACCTCGTGCTTGCCGGCACCGGTTCACCTCCACGCATCAACGTATACCCCGGCGCGTGCGATGGCACATTCCCTGGGCCGCCCATCGTTCACGTTTTGACGACATTCGACGATATGGCGCTTGGCGACGTCGATGGCGACGGTCGCGCTGATGTTTTCACGCGTGACGCCGGTTTTCCTCCTCGGATTACGGTTCGCAAGAGCGCCCCTTCATTTGCGCTCGAATCGCCCGTGACGAGCCAAGTATGGACCTATGACGGCTTATGGATTGGCGACGTGAATGGTGATGGTCGTGTCGAGGCATTGACGACGCATTTCGGAGCGACGCCACAGGCGGTTTTTGTTTGGTCGGACAAAGGAGACGGCACGCTTTCTGAGCTATCGAGCGTGGAGCCTCCGATTTTCGATGCGGGCGCTTTCCACGGGGATTTTCTCATTGGCAGTTTTGGCTTTCCACCAAGGGTTCAATGGCTTTCGGGCAACTCGAATGGCGCACTTTCGGTGGGGGCATCGCAAGATATTTTCACGTTCAGCCGCATGTCGCTGGGCGACCTCGATGGGGACGGCGACGCCGATTTGCTCACGAACGTGCCCGGCAACGATTGGGTGATTTCGCTGTACGCCAATGATGGTGGCACGTTCAATGCCCCCATGCTCTTTCAGGCCTTTACCTACGCGGCGCTTCGATGTGCGGATATCGATGGCAATGGCAAGGGCGACATCATCGTCGCGCCCACGGGCTCACCGCCTCGGGTGACGGTTTGGCTGAGTCAGTAG
- a CDS encoding alpha/beta fold hydrolase, which yields MLHPSTRSPARAVALFALLSVGCSDPAPVPITDAPYAPPPASAVVDEGAVRIRREVFLVPGVTPPPNALTGKPTPAEYNFVRVVRYRVDADPPRPARAVAVLMPGFLGGAGSYDPMARAIVRRSTADDAYEAWAIDRRSNLLEDHHGLDVAEVRRDPEIAMRYYFESEPAEGKTFAGFVGQAQLDFASEWGLATTIGDLRKVIELIPQNERKSRVFLVGHSLGASISEEYAAWDFDGTAGFSELAGLVLVDGVSRQEGNAAPTITEQEYHEGSMGGPAGFNPPGLDAIEKTTRYISLPILNLDVYPIAAISGMRAMWSPGAIVDDPYRNKAFLTLLTLPEIPKMTNRAAMGFAFDDASNGVSFAAVSCGEGTGGPITEYEGIFGKLFHPSDPKATYSWIEYDKTTSREHTSLDDISRSWVEGPSLDFAEWYFPARLSLDTQAAATLTLKAGDWPFDQYNLRAMHGASMDLPIFGTVANLVGDLGALDKLRALVQNVPIGAGRPLEGQPRTNPDAFFVLDVIKLTHIDPLSGTDDGAGDVSNWYDSLTSWMSKNSPAGGAVVSSPKP from the coding sequence ATGCTTCATCCCTCTACCCGCTCGCCTGCCCGCGCTGTCGCCCTCTTTGCGCTGCTCTCCGTTGGTTGTTCGGATCCCGCCCCGGTTCCCATCACCGACGCACCCTATGCGCCTCCTCCCGCATCTGCCGTCGTCGACGAGGGCGCCGTTCGCATTCGCCGCGAAGTGTTTCTCGTGCCCGGCGTCACGCCTCCCCCCAATGCGCTCACCGGTAAGCCCACGCCCGCCGAGTACAACTTCGTGCGAGTCGTCCGTTATCGCGTCGACGCCGATCCTCCGCGGCCTGCGCGAGCCGTTGCGGTCTTGATGCCCGGATTCCTTGGCGGCGCGGGCAGTTACGACCCCATGGCCCGCGCCATCGTGCGTAGGTCCACGGCCGACGATGCCTACGAAGCTTGGGCCATCGATCGCCGCAGCAATTTGCTCGAGGATCACCACGGGCTCGATGTGGCCGAAGTGCGCCGTGACCCCGAAATTGCAATGCGATATTATTTTGAATCCGAGCCGGCGGAAGGAAAAACGTTTGCCGGGTTCGTGGGTCAAGCGCAGCTCGATTTCGCGTCGGAATGGGGGCTCGCGACGACCATTGGAGATTTGCGCAAGGTCATCGAATTGATTCCGCAAAACGAACGCAAGTCGCGCGTATTTCTCGTCGGCCATTCGCTCGGGGCCTCCATTTCCGAAGAATACGCGGCGTGGGACTTCGACGGCACGGCCGGGTTTTCCGAATTGGCGGGCCTCGTTCTCGTCGATGGTGTTTCGCGTCAAGAAGGCAATGCAGCGCCCACGATCACGGAACAAGAATATCACGAAGGCAGCATGGGAGGGCCCGCAGGGTTCAATCCTCCGGGGCTCGACGCCATCGAAAAAACGACGCGCTACATATCACTCCCCATTTTGAACCTGGACGTGTATCCGATTGCAGCCATCTCGGGCATGCGCGCAATGTGGTCTCCCGGTGCAATCGTCGACGATCCGTACCGCAACAAGGCATTTTTGACGCTGCTCACGCTGCCCGAAATCCCCAAAATGACCAATCGTGCTGCGATGGGATTTGCTTTCGACGACGCGTCGAACGGAGTTTCGTTCGCAGCCGTTTCTTGTGGAGAAGGCACGGGTGGGCCGATTACCGAATATGAAGGCATCTTCGGCAAGCTCTTCCATCCGTCCGACCCGAAGGCTACCTATTCGTGGATCGAATATGATAAAACGACCTCCCGCGAACACACGTCGCTCGACGATATTTCGCGCTCGTGGGTCGAAGGCCCGTCACTCGATTTTGCCGAATGGTATTTCCCTGCGCGTTTGTCGCTCGATACGCAAGCCGCCGCGACGCTCACGCTGAAGGCCGGCGATTGGCCATTCGATCAATATAATTTGCGCGCAATGCATGGAGCGTCGATGGATTTGCCCATTTTCGGCACCGTCGCGAACCTCGTGGGTGATCTCGGCGCCTTGGACAAACTCCGAGCGCTCGTGCAAAACGTTCCGATTGGCGCAGGCCGGCCGCTCGAAGGCCAGCCGCGCACGAACCCCGATGCGTTTTTCGTGCTCGACGTGATCAAGTTGACGCACATCGACCCGCTTTCTGGCACCGATGATGGCGCGGGGGACGTATCGAATTGGTACGATTCGCTCACTTCCTGGATGAGCAAGAACAGCCCTGCAGGCGGCGCGGTGGTATCATCGCCGAAGCCGTGA
- a CDS encoding NADH:flavin oxidoreductase has product MSQKDLLGPFSFRNGVKARNRVFLAPMTNQQSHDDGTLSDDEQLWLATRAEGGFGVVETCASHVTKDGQGWPGELGIFDDEHIPGLTRLANSLRSAGATSLVQIFHGGARADANVTGIRPLSASEEGQAPLARDATPEDIERILDAFRDAAVRAHKAGFDGVELHGAHGYLLGQFLSASANRRTDEWGGSLVNRARFMREATRRARAAVPASFIVGIRISPEDFGNARGLDLDENLKLAKWLCDDGIDFLHVSLWDAFANTKKRPEEHPIPLFRRAMAEDVPLVVAGAIWTRQQAVDLLERGADGIALGRCAIANPDWPKRITDSAWEPRRPPLLPQELRERGISDSFANYLRRFKFVADAPAS; this is encoded by the coding sequence ATGTCGCAAAAAGATCTGCTCGGGCCGTTTTCATTTCGTAATGGTGTCAAGGCGAGAAATCGCGTTTTCCTTGCTCCGATGACCAACCAACAGAGTCACGATGACGGCACGTTGTCCGACGACGAGCAGCTTTGGCTCGCCACGCGGGCCGAGGGCGGGTTTGGCGTCGTCGAAACATGCGCGAGCCACGTCACGAAGGACGGTCAAGGGTGGCCAGGGGAGCTCGGGATTTTCGATGACGAACACATTCCGGGGCTCACGCGATTGGCAAACTCGCTCCGCAGCGCGGGTGCCACGAGTTTGGTGCAAATATTTCACGGGGGTGCACGAGCGGACGCAAACGTGACGGGAATTCGACCTTTGAGCGCCAGTGAAGAAGGCCAAGCGCCTCTTGCGCGTGATGCGACACCGGAAGACATCGAACGGATCCTCGATGCGTTTCGAGATGCCGCCGTTCGTGCCCACAAAGCCGGATTCGATGGCGTCGAATTGCACGGGGCGCACGGGTATTTGCTCGGGCAATTCTTGAGCGCTTCGGCCAATCGTCGCACGGACGAATGGGGCGGGAGCCTCGTGAATCGCGCGCGATTCATGCGGGAAGCGACGCGTCGGGCACGTGCGGCCGTTCCGGCGTCGTTCATCGTGGGCATTCGCATATCGCCTGAGGATTTTGGTAATGCCAGGGGGCTCGATCTGGATGAAAACCTGAAGCTTGCCAAGTGGCTTTGCGACGACGGCATTGATTTTTTGCACGTCTCGCTTTGGGATGCCTTTGCGAATACGAAAAAGCGCCCCGAGGAGCACCCCATTCCGCTCTTTCGTCGAGCAATGGCCGAAGACGTGCCGCTCGTCGTCGCAGGCGCCATTTGGACGCGCCAGCAAGCGGTCGATTTGCTCGAGCGCGGCGCGGACGGCATTGCGCTGGGACGCTGTGCCATTGCGAATCCGGATTGGCCAAAACGCATCACGGACAGCGCGTGGGAACCTCGAAGGCCGCCGCTTTTGCCGCAGGAATTGCGTGAACGAGGCATTTCCGATTCGTTTGCCAATTACTTGCGTCGGTTCAAGTTCGTCGCAGACGCGCCGGCGTCCTGA
- a CDS encoding serine/threonine protein kinase — protein MSYDDTNDDEDEPIDSFLREVARIDDVPQTPRVEERGGQTIADRYVLRSLIGVGGQGAVWEADDRLVGERVAVKILRTASSTNEARLRREIAILRLLRLPGVVRLLDEGLDADERPFLVTELVPGNAFPGLPIPCSYADLEPILGFLLDTLSRIHSVGIVHRDLKPDNVIVRPDKRPVVLDFGLSAPHGPAADKLTDTGKIVGTFSYLAPEQLCEQRPTARTDLYALGVMVHYALTGRIPHERKDNDMYTFIIARSTQPAPSLLDVAMDVPHEAAMVLDQLLATEAVDRPKSAAEVAYRLRERIIPSNRRASVPTLSKRWTDFSGRILDEIELQKFFSGPNRLLHLPEDAARVLFGRTGGNPELVERELEAWVRAGIGRWDGKRVAILRDTLEELEAGLVVAPAGGIGVEPPQLSAREWDTMAWIALATPHANAELIARTMDADLDELRIEIQSLVRRGILRELADDHYEPTIWPDINELWPPDVRRRAHRALVAELPRGAPGRLLHLLGSVEELDRRGASEVVREVVIAARRFAVQGHAARATLLLSEGARALRTVREVRKEARFQLFATWVEIALAENTQVALDRLLYELSRSNVRNEELEHLARLVRAAVAASSSSERALVEANAVPPFEEPALERGRQGVRVLAARRAALDVEVAMLGEVVAWAQASNDRVSRARAASWLGQLRYRQGRFDESAACHATAANGEEWPVAKLWARIFESGALLEAFRFDDAKRAASEARALARHCRHAVGEGYAEWLLRAIAYRTCTLDEGPVDTEFVDVSSWVGSADFEALVCLMEAVVAMRSGQRNVARELAERAYRSWQPLHDRIGIMLSAAVFLSQGGSLPHAQVERIVDMTVTCAMPRMGLQALALLAAGGIAVPRDQAVIRSMAMTVPEKHWSHRSAILSVDEALEMLAVE, from the coding sequence TTGAGTTACGACGACACCAACGACGACGAAGACGAGCCCATCGATTCGTTCTTGCGCGAGGTTGCACGCATCGACGATGTCCCTCAGACCCCGCGTGTCGAGGAGCGGGGAGGTCAAACGATTGCGGATCGGTACGTACTGCGTTCGCTCATTGGCGTAGGCGGCCAAGGTGCGGTGTGGGAAGCCGACGATCGACTGGTGGGCGAGCGTGTGGCCGTGAAGATCCTCCGCACGGCGTCGAGCACGAACGAGGCTCGGCTGCGGCGCGAAATTGCTATCTTGCGTTTGCTGCGATTGCCAGGTGTCGTACGGCTGCTCGACGAGGGACTCGACGCGGACGAGCGGCCGTTTTTGGTGACCGAGCTGGTGCCTGGAAATGCGTTTCCGGGATTGCCCATTCCTTGTTCCTATGCGGACCTCGAGCCCATTCTTGGTTTTTTGCTCGATACGCTGAGTCGCATTCATTCTGTGGGCATCGTCCATCGGGACCTCAAACCCGACAATGTCATCGTGCGTCCGGACAAGCGGCCCGTGGTTTTGGATTTTGGTCTCTCGGCGCCGCACGGCCCCGCTGCGGACAAGTTGACCGATACTGGGAAAATCGTCGGCACTTTTTCGTACCTCGCGCCCGAACAACTGTGCGAGCAGCGACCTACGGCGCGCACCGATTTGTATGCGCTCGGTGTGATGGTCCATTATGCGCTCACGGGACGTATTCCGCACGAGCGCAAGGACAACGACATGTATACATTCATCATTGCCCGCAGCACGCAGCCCGCGCCGAGCCTGCTCGACGTCGCAATGGACGTGCCGCACGAAGCTGCCATGGTGCTCGATCAGCTTTTGGCAACGGAAGCCGTCGACAGACCGAAATCTGCTGCCGAAGTCGCCTATCGGCTTCGCGAGCGAATCATTCCTTCGAATCGCCGCGCGAGTGTGCCGACCTTGTCGAAACGATGGACCGATTTCTCGGGGCGCATCCTCGATGAGATCGAGCTCCAAAAATTCTTTTCAGGGCCCAATCGACTTTTGCATTTGCCCGAGGATGCGGCGCGCGTGCTTTTTGGGCGCACCGGCGGCAATCCGGAGCTGGTCGAACGGGAGCTCGAAGCGTGGGTGCGCGCTGGCATTGGTCGCTGGGATGGCAAACGAGTCGCCATTCTTCGGGATACCCTCGAAGAGCTCGAAGCGGGGCTCGTCGTTGCTCCGGCGGGTGGCATTGGCGTGGAACCTCCGCAACTGTCGGCTCGAGAATGGGACACGATGGCTTGGATTGCGCTCGCAACGCCGCATGCAAACGCCGAACTCATTGCCCGGACGATGGATGCGGATCTGGACGAGCTTCGTATCGAAATTCAATCGCTCGTGCGGCGTGGTATCTTGCGGGAATTGGCCGACGACCATTACGAACCGACCATTTGGCCGGATATCAATGAGTTATGGCCGCCGGACGTGCGACGGCGTGCCCATCGAGCGCTCGTGGCAGAGTTGCCTCGAGGAGCGCCGGGGCGGCTCTTGCACCTTTTGGGAAGTGTCGAGGAGCTCGACCGTCGTGGTGCATCCGAGGTCGTGCGAGAAGTCGTAATTGCCGCGCGCCGATTCGCCGTGCAGGGGCATGCTGCACGGGCAACGCTTTTGCTCAGCGAAGGCGCTCGGGCATTACGAACGGTACGCGAAGTGCGCAAAGAGGCACGTTTTCAGCTATTTGCCACCTGGGTTGAAATTGCTCTCGCGGAGAACACGCAAGTCGCGCTCGACCGATTGCTGTACGAGCTCAGCCGCTCGAACGTTCGCAATGAAGAGCTCGAACACCTCGCACGTCTCGTGCGTGCAGCCGTTGCTGCAAGCTCGTCATCGGAGCGAGCGCTTGTCGAAGCCAATGCGGTGCCGCCGTTCGAAGAGCCGGCGCTCGAGCGGGGAAGGCAAGGGGTGCGCGTATTGGCTGCGCGTCGAGCGGCGCTCGACGTCGAAGTGGCGATGTTGGGCGAGGTGGTGGCGTGGGCGCAGGCATCGAATGATCGCGTCTCCCGCGCGCGAGCGGCGAGCTGGCTGGGTCAATTGCGATATCGCCAGGGGCGTTTCGACGAATCTGCGGCGTGCCATGCGACCGCAGCGAATGGTGAGGAATGGCCGGTGGCCAAGCTATGGGCGCGGATATTCGAAAGTGGCGCGCTGCTCGAAGCATTTCGTTTCGACGACGCAAAACGAGCGGCGAGCGAAGCGCGCGCGCTTGCGCGGCATTGCAGGCACGCAGTCGGAGAGGGTTACGCCGAATGGCTATTGCGAGCAATTGCGTACCGCACGTGCACGCTCGATGAAGGCCCTGTCGATACCGAGTTCGTCGACGTTTCGTCATGGGTTGGTTCGGCGGATTTCGAGGCGCTGGTATGCCTCATGGAAGCCGTGGTGGCAATGCGCTCGGGACAGCGAAACGTCGCGCGAGAGCTCGCAGAACGTGCCTATCGTTCATGGCAACCACTGCACGATCGAATCGGGATCATGTTGAGCGCAGCCGTTTTTTTATCGCAAGGCGGATCGCTCCCTCATGCGCAAGTAGAGCGCATCGTCGATATGACCGTGACGTGTGCAATGCCGAGAATGGGATTGCAGGCGCTCGCCCTGCTCGCGGCGGGAGGCATTGCGGTACCACGTGACCAGGCGGTGATCAGGTCCATGGCAATGACGGTTCCAGAAAAACACTGGTCGCACCGATCGGCCATTTTGTCGGTCGACGAAGCGCTCGAAATGTTGGCGGTGGAATAA
- a CDS encoding sigma-70 family RNA polymerase sigma factor: MAEDRNGLERKREELERTLRQRLSEGDRDGTATRVIESYGPEIYSFLVAVHRNEADADEVFALFAEAFWQALTTFAGNSTFRTFAYAIARRLSFRYRRDTARKNKRLHALESSSMSRLVHEVRTKTAVFLRTETRSRLVALRASLPQEDQELLMLRVDRELSWDALVEVLRGDDESPLTPDVRKREAARLRKRFQLIKDRLREMARREGLLGEAD; this comes from the coding sequence ATGGCCGAAGATCGTAACGGACTCGAGCGCAAGCGGGAAGAACTTGAGCGTACGCTGAGGCAGCGTTTGTCCGAGGGAGACCGCGACGGCACGGCAACGCGGGTGATCGAGTCGTATGGTCCTGAAATATATTCGTTTCTCGTCGCCGTGCATCGCAACGAAGCGGATGCGGACGAGGTGTTTGCCCTGTTCGCGGAAGCCTTCTGGCAAGCCCTCACGACATTCGCTGGCAACTCGACGTTTCGCACGTTTGCCTATGCGATCGCGCGGCGGCTTTCCTTTCGGTATCGACGCGACACGGCGCGCAAGAACAAACGACTGCACGCCCTCGAAAGCTCGAGCATGTCGCGCCTCGTGCACGAAGTCCGCACGAAGACGGCGGTTTTTCTGCGTACTGAAACGCGTTCGCGTCTCGTTGCACTTCGCGCATCGCTGCCGCAAGAGGATCAAGAGCTCTTGATGTTGCGCGTCGATCGCGAGCTGTCCTGGGATGCGCTCGTCGAAGTGCTTCGTGGCGACGACGAATCGCCGCTGACGCCCGACGTACGCAAGCGCGAGGCTGCACGGCTTCGCAAGCGTTTTCAGCTCATCAAGGACCGTTTGCGCGAGATGGCGCGGCGCGAGGGACTTTTGGGAGAGGCTGATTGA
- a CDS encoding SUMF1/EgtB/PvdO family nonheme iron enzyme, with protein sequence MLVSCAGGATTAQTPEPADHPVASAALPAATTATLEPADPAPLPIPEAVEELPPRIDGMILVPAGPFIMGADSGGQPDEWPAHTVTLPAFYLDENEVTNEEWSRCVAANECPPPEPSNADRNGLGPDKRFRGPRQPVSSISWFSARAYCAFVGKRLPTEAEFEKASRGTDGRLYPWGNSPPGPTRAVFGQSVTLDVGTHPDGDGPYGHHDLAGNVWEWLEDVYDPFAYRRPEASIGQSVNCAVAESAYAKLRRRNQQGFTGSNPIPTECERVLRGGAFNYHALGLRATNRVHHPPRYRMVMSGLRCARDANRPRVHAAEPDAHGPEPQSKQRIDPSERERTYMPVSRF encoded by the coding sequence GTGCTCGTTTCTTGCGCCGGAGGAGCTACGACGGCGCAAACCCCCGAGCCGGCGGATCATCCCGTTGCATCCGCCGCATTGCCAGCGGCGACCACTGCGACGCTCGAGCCTGCCGATCCCGCGCCACTTCCCATCCCCGAAGCCGTCGAAGAGCTTCCACCGCGCATCGACGGCATGATCCTCGTGCCCGCCGGACCATTCATCATGGGCGCCGATAGCGGTGGACAACCCGACGAATGGCCGGCGCATACGGTGACGCTGCCAGCGTTTTACCTCGATGAAAATGAAGTCACCAATGAAGAATGGTCGAGGTGCGTCGCTGCGAACGAATGCCCTCCCCCGGAACCATCCAATGCAGACCGAAATGGACTCGGCCCGGACAAACGCTTTCGCGGACCCAGGCAACCCGTGAGCAGCATTTCGTGGTTCAGCGCCAGGGCCTATTGTGCGTTCGTGGGCAAACGACTGCCCACCGAAGCCGAATTCGAAAAGGCATCGCGAGGAACCGATGGGCGCCTCTACCCCTGGGGCAATTCGCCGCCAGGCCCGACGCGGGCCGTATTCGGGCAATCCGTGACGCTCGATGTCGGCACTCACCCGGACGGCGATGGCCCTTATGGGCACCACGATCTCGCAGGCAACGTGTGGGAATGGCTCGAGGACGTCTACGATCCCTTCGCGTACCGACGTCCCGAAGCATCGATTGGCCAATCTGTCAATTGCGCCGTCGCCGAAAGTGCGTACGCAAAATTGCGTAGACGAAATCAGCAAGGTTTTACGGGATCGAACCCCATTCCGACCGAATGTGAACGCGTGCTGCGTGGGGGCGCATTCAATTATCATGCGCTGGGCCTGCGAGCGACCAATCGTGTCCACCATCCGCCTCGCTACCGCATGGTCATGAGCGGTCTGCGCTGCGCGCGTGATGCCAATCGTCCGCGTGTGCACGCAGCAGAACCGGATGCCCACGGCCCCGAGCCGCAATCGAAACAGCGTATCGATCCATCGGAACGCGAGCGCACGTACATGCCCGTTTCACGTTTTTAG